Sequence from the Planctomycetota bacterium genome:
GATGAATCCAAGAAATACGAAGAGCAGGATAAGAAGAAGAAGGAGCTGATTGACGCCCGTAACCAGGCGGACCATTTGATATATGTAACGGAAAAGTCGGTGAGCGACATGGGGGATAAGATAAGCGCCGATGAAAAATCCAAGGTCACTTCCGCCTTAGAGGAGTTAAAGAAGGCGAAGGACAAGGATGACGCCGCGGATATCAAGAAAGCGATTGAAGGGGTGACCAGGGCGAGCCACACCTTTGCTCAGCGGATGTATGAAGAAGCGGCAAAGGCAAAGGGCGGCGCGGGCGCTCCCCCGCCCCAGGGAGAAGCTCCGGGAGAAGAGCCCAAGGGCAAGGAGAAAAAGTCAGACGAAAACGTCATCGACGCCGAATTCGAAGCCAAGTGAAGTGTGTTACATCAATCCGCCCTCGGATAAAGTATCCGAGGGCGGGTTTGACCAAGCCATCTGTCCCATCCTTAACAACAAACAGCCCAAACCGGCGAATGAAAGCATAAAAATACAGTTATCGTATTGTCAACAGAGAAGGTTTAGTGTATAACAAGGTGGAGTGAGGACCGTAGGGGTGGATTATGGGATGCAGGGGTAATAGGTATGGGATACACGGGTCAGTGGCATGGGATACACGGGTGAGTGGTATGTAATATATGGGTAAGTAGCGTGATATCCTGGGGTAGGCAGTATGGGATCCACGGGGGTGAGGGGGGTATATCCAGGGGGTAGGAGGGGGTACCCCACGGGGGGCAGGGGTGGCAGGCGGATATATATAGGAGGGGATTCTCTTCCCTGTTTTCTTAGCCGATCAGGAGCTTGCGTTTGGCCTGGTATTGCTTATCCAGCCGCTCTATCCTCTTATATAGTGTTTGGATTTCAATCCCCAATTCCATGGATAATTCGGGGCATCCCATCGGCATAACTCTTTTAACACAAGAATATTAGGACGACGATTTTTCACTTTTCCGTCTTTTCTTCCGGTCCACCTGAAGTCAGGGCAGGCGGGAATATTTTATTAACCCAGAGCGAAGCCTCCCATTCGGGATAGTTTTATTTATTTTCCGTTGGTCTAAAATAGCAGTATGACAATAAATTAACGATTAATCCCTCCACTCTGTATGTTCATTAGTTCAGTATGCTGTCCACTACAATAATATAATAGATTTAGGCGTCCCCTTTAGAGGGCTCTCCCCTGAATTCCGGAATTCTCATCACGGGCGCTATGGGATTACCGGGGTTTATTCGGCGCCGAGACGCGCAATCACCCGGCAAGGCGCCCCGTCTATTCGGTCGTATTTTATCGGCATTATGTAAATGGTAAATTCCGGCCGGTGTATCTTATCCAGGTTAACCAGGTTCTCCAGTATCAGGATATCCTTCCGGAAGAATATCTTGTGCAGGTCAAAGGGCGCGTTGTCCGGGCTGCAGCTATCCAGCCCAATAATGCCGATGCCTTTCCGCGCCAAGCCTTCGGCCAGCTTACGGCTGATGACCGGATTAGTCCGGAAATAATCGGCATCATACGCCTTGCGGCTATGGTCGGTCCGCAATAACACGATGTCATTGCGCCTTATGCGCGCTAACGGAATATCTATTTCCTTCTGCCCTTTGACATTGAATAATTTGGCCGTGCCGATAAAGCGACGGAGCGGGAACTCGGTCAGCTTCCTGCCCTTGGCCAGCATGTGCCAGGGCGCGTCAATGTGCGTGCCGAAATGGGTGTTAAGGGAAATCAGGTGCTTGGTATAACCGTCTTTCCGGATATTGGCCAGCTGGCGGAATTCCGGTTTCGGATCGCCCGGCCACAAGGGCGTTCGGGCATTCAAAGGCATGGTTAAATCTATCAGCTTCATATAGTTAATTAGCTAACTTTGCTAGGCTTTTTCTTCCGGGCGGCAATGCGCCTGATGACATTCGCGATAAACATTGGTGTGGCAACCGCGAACATGGCGAATCCGCCCCACCTGATCCATTTTAAGGCTTCTATCTCCTTTTCCATTACCTTGGCGGAGTAAAAGGCAATCAGGCAGATAAACCCGAGCGTAAAGATAAGCTGGTATAAATGCCGCTTCCTAATAAAAAGCCAGCCGAATACCACGGTGTGGATGATAAAGATAATAAGCAGAATAAGCGGCCACATCAGAGTTTATTTGTCAATCACAAACTTATATCCATACATCCAATTGCCGCTTTCCTCGCGCTTGTGCTTCCGGAAGACCATCTTTACGCGGGTGCCTGGTTTTTTCTCCGTTGGCCGGGCAGGCTTGACCTCATCCTCGGCGCAATCCATTACTTCGCTGATAATATGTATGCCGTCATCAAGTCGTATCAGGCAGATATTGCGCGGGGCGAGTTCGCCGTAACCCATGGCGGGATAGCCCATTATTTCTTTCTGCAGTGAGATGACCTCTCCGGTCCGAGCGCATTCGTACGGTTCCATATTAGATTTATGGCATTTGGGGCAGGGAAGACCGGTGCGCGGAGGGAACCATTTTTCCCCGCATTCCTTGCAGCGTGTGCCTTCCAGGCGGTAACGGCCTGCGCGTTCGCGCCAGGTTTTTATGGTCGAATAGCTTTCCAATCTTGGGATGAGTTCCGGAAACTGGCTGTTCATATTATGACCCTTTCTCTATCTTACTTCTTTTATTTTGCCGGTCGTGGTATCAATACCGATACTGAATGTTTTATCGGGATTGCCTTCCTCGCCTTTTGTCGACGTTATTCTTTTCCAGGCCGTATTATTCCCGACTTTTCCCCATTCGCGCAAGTCATCCGGCGGATTATTTTTGAGGTCGTAATTATCTTTTCCGCCCAGGTCTATAAACATCGCGATATTATTTATATCATACCTCCATGAAGATGGTGGTGCTCTGTGTAAACACCAGGCAAAGCTATCCTTGCTGTAAAACCGGTAAGTGTCGTTGCCTTCGATATTGAGATAGATGGCGATTGAGGTGGTGATGGCGGAGCCGATAAGCGTGCCGCCGCCTTCGTCTTTTATCCCGCTTTCTTCCAAAGTCTGCTCGCCTTCTTTATCCTTCCATTCCCAGGAGGAGGTCGTATCATCGCCGCCTTTATCGATAAACCAGGAAACGGATAAATCGTGCGCGCCGGCCAGGGAGATGGCGTGCCAGACGTGGTAAGTATCATTGCCTTCCTCATCCAGGAACATGGTCAGTCCCATATGGGCGGTGCCGGACTGGACGAAGAACGAGCCTTCGTATTTATCATTTCCTTTTTTATCGTGTAGGATGCCCGTTCCATACCAGTAGCCGGTTGCCTGCCCATAGACCCCGCACTGGTAGGAATCATCGCCTGATAAATCCTGGAGTATTCCGGTGCCGCCGGCCATGGAGTGGCCTCCGCTTAAATCCCCGCGCTGTCCCCAGCCGGCGCCCTGGCAGAAATTATAATTGCGCATATTATCGTGCCCGCCTTTTGCCGGGCTGAAGAGCTTGTAAGGCTCGGCAATATATGTATCGTTACCGTCGCGGTCGATGAGGAATCCGTAGCCGCCGGTAAATCCGAAGCCCTGGCTCGTGTAACAGGCATAGTATTTATCACTGCCGCCTGATTTAACCAATCCCGCCACGCCGAAAGAGGCGGAGCCTTGCGCGGCATAACGCCCTTCAAAGGAGTCGTCTCCCCCATCCACCCAAAGGAAGCCCACGCCAAAATAGCACATTCCCTGGGCATTATCAAAAGCGCGGAAGGTATCGTTGCCGCCGTGGTCAAAGAGGAATCCGTAGCCTAAAATGCCGGCGCCCTGGGCGCAAGGAGTTTTTTCATCGGCGAGGTAGCTATCATCACCGGACCAATCTATAACCGTGGAAACAGGGTGTTCCAGCTTCCAGGAAGCCCCGGCACTGCCGTTATAGGTATCTTTGCCTGCCAAATCTATGATGAGGAGATAATCGCTTGCGTTGTAGGTATTATCCTCCTTCTTCCCGCGGAATGCGACCTTGCCCAAAGGCGTATCAAATTCCATATCAATCAAATCAATATCAAGCTCGATTATTTGCTCGTCTTTAGGCTTCATTTCTTTTATTGCTACCAATTGCTGGTTTAGGAATTTTTCCATCTGGAGTGAGGCGGTAAGCGGGAAAAGTCCGCCGGTATAAAGGTCGTCGAAATCTATTTTAAGCCCGAAATCCCAGTTGATGATATCGCCGCCTTCGAATTCCGACTTTGGGTTAAATGCCTGCTGGGCGAATTCGAGCGCCTTTGGCCAGCGTTCTTTTGGGATATCGCGCAAGGCGCGGTCGCGGTAATATTTCGCCTCGCCGGCGGCGTAAACAAGTTTTGCCAGGGCGAGCTGGATTTCCGCTGGTGTATTTCTTATAAGGGCTTCGACATTCTCTTTTTCCGCCTCGCTTAATGTGGTTTCGCAACGCTCGTAAAGCATGCCGAGCGCCTCGATGAGCGGGTGTCCGGTTTTGGGCTCAAAGACAGGAGCGAAATCCTGTATCCCCGTTACACGGTGACCGGTCCTGATTGTGCCGATGGTAAATAAATCGTAGAGTCCGCCGACTTTTTGTGAGACGCTTTCGTTTGCATCGGCCAAGCCGTATACAAATTTTGGGAATTCCCACGGGCTTTTCCAGTAACGCTTAAAATGCGCCTGGACGAGAGCCTGTTGGGCGAGCATGGGGTCAACCAGGTCTTTATCAAAGCAGGCGGTTTCCCTGGTCTGCCCGCGTGAGTGTAACAGCGCGCCGATAAGGTCGGTCTCGGCAGCCGGTGCGGCCGTATTATTCCCGCAACCTGTAAGCATTGCGCCAAATACGAGCAAGCAGAAAACACGCTTCATCCGGTTATCCTTTCCTGACGACTCCGACTACATCGAGTGAATGATGCGTGCCGTAGGCATGCGCGACGGTGACTTTTGGGTTTTTTACCTGGCGCTCTCCGGCTTTGCCAAGAAGCTGGAGCCAATTTTCATACGCCTTGGACTGGAAATCGCCTCCGGCGGATGAATGGGCAAAGGCAATCGCTCCCCCATCGGTATTGGTCGGGCATTTGCCTTCTATGGCGGTCTGTCCATCCAAAACGAAGTGCCCGCCTTTTCCGGGTTGGCAGATGCCTAGCCATTCCATTGCCATGATGCCGTCGTAAAGGGAAAGGTCGTGCACCTGGGCGATATCGATATCTTCAGGCTTAATGCCGGCGATTTCATAGGCTTCTTCGGCGGCCAATTTTATAGCCGGCTGGTCAGCCATATCATACTTGGAGAAATTGCCGTTTTTATCCTGGAAGAAATAATGGTTGCCGATATAAACCGGCCTATGCATGTATGAGACGTTGATATAAATCTGGGGAAGTCCGAGCTTTTTGGCTTTTTCCTCGCTCATCAGGATGAGGCAGGTGGCCATATTGCGCCCGGTGGCGGTGCGCATCCGGTATCCGGCCGGGGATTGCTCATTGAGTTCATCATCGGTCGGCAAGGGTCCGGAATTATGCAGAGCCATCGGGTTTTTGCGGGCATACCAGTGGCACTGGTAAGACCATTTGGCGGCGGCTTTATCGTCGTAGCCGTATTTAAGCTTGTAATATTCTCCGCGAAGAGCGCCGTAATTTTCGTGGGTGAAGCCGAGCATATAATCAAAATCACACCAGTTGCCGATCGGGCCCATGGCATCGCGGAAATCGAAGTTATCAGGTTTATTAATTCCCAGGACAATGCCGACGTCGTAGCGTCCGGTGCCGATATAATTCCAGATGATATCGGCGCAGATGCCGCCGGCCGGGCATGCCTGAGAGAGAGAGACAAAAGGAATCGGGCTCATTCCAAGCGCGTCCGCGACGACGCTGCCTAAAGCGCCTTCGGTGATATTGCGTTCGTTATAGGAAATGGCGCCGATTTGGATATCAGCCGTGGTAAGATGCGCGGTGGCAAGGGCGTCTTTGACGACATTTGCCAGGTATTGCCGGTAGGATTGCCCCAAGACCGCCCTTTCCGGCGCGGAAGCCGAAGCGCCTGCCAGGACCACGTTGCGGAACTTCTTATTTGCCATCAGTCATCTCCTTAAATTCAGTTACTCATTGCCTTTTATCGCGTTTCGAAATTCGCCCAGGAAATATTTTACTATTTTCTTTTCGAAGGCGGTGGTGGTCACCAATAAGCCATCCTGTTCGACGGGTTTACCGGTATATTTCTTGGTTTTTTCCATAATCTGCTTGGAAAATGTTTCGTCGGTGGTTATTTTCTTGTCGGCCAGGGAAGTATCCGCGTAGAGCGCCGCGATAGACGCCCCGCCGATTGCGCCGATTACTTTTTTCTGGTCAACGGCCTGCTTCAATATTTCCAGGATGTTTTTATCCGACCAGAGGCTTTCGACGCCTTCTCCATTGGCCAGAAGCACGGCATCGAATTCCAGCTTGTCCAGTTTTTTATCGCCCGGCGTAATATTGATTAAGAAACATCCGTTCGTAATCAGGAACCGGTTGACCAGCTCCGCGTATTCGGATTTTCCATCCGGAGAAATGACCACTATTTTTTTCTCGGAAAGCTCGTAATTAGGCTTAAGCGCGGTCTTGACGGTATCGTTCCCGCGCTGAAGGGTGATCAGTATATATTTCTGGGTCTTAGCTAAACGCTTTTCCAGCTCCGAGCGGAAGTCATCCAATCCGTTAACCGGTTGTTCGTCGATATGGGTGATGATATCTCCCTCGGCAAGGCCGGCTTTTTGGGCGATGCCGTCTACCCTGACCACTCTTACGCCTTTTACGGTCGGGATGCGGTAAATCAGGCTGGTCGCAAGAGTCATCCTTTTGACGCCTAACCCGATATCATCATATCTAAGTTCTTTGAGTTCCCCGAACTGGTAGGCATATTCAACGGCCGGTTCATCTTCAAGGAGTTTACCGGTGATTAAATGTTCACCGTAACTTCCTTTTTTACCGCGAAGCACCTTTAGCTTAACCGTTGAACCGATTTCCATAGTGCTTAGTTTCCAGGTAAAATCGCGCATTTGTGCCTTATCCTTGGCGGAAACCGCGTTTCCGTTAAGTTCAACCAGGATATCGCCGTTCATCAAGCCGGCCTTGGCAGCCGGTGAATCCGGAATCACATAATCAATCAGGATTCCATCGGAGACCCCGAATATCTGTGCCAGTTCATCATAGATTTCACTGGAGATAAAATAAGGGAAATCGGCACGTTTAAAATATCCGTATTTCAGGTAATGGTCCTTAAGAACAAGGACAAAATTAATGGGGATGGTGAATCCCTGGCCGCCCCTTCCGCCGTAGGTATTGATTCCAATTACTTCGGCATCTTCGGTAAGAAGCGGGCCGCCGCTGTTTCCCGGATTAATGGAAGCGTCTGTTTGCAGCACCTTTGTGAATGTGGGCAAATCCGTCCGTTCGGTATTGCTGACGATACCGGCGGTAAGAGTTCGTTTCATCCCGCCGGGAGAACCGTAGGCGTAAACTTTCTGCCCGCTTTTTACGTTATCCGAATTGCCTATTTTTACCGGTGTCAAAGGCTCGCGAGGGTCTATTTTGATTAATGCCACATCCGGGTCGAGCGAATGGCCTATTACTTTCGCCTGGTAGCGCGTATTATCAAAAAGCGTAACGGTTATCTTTTTCGCGGTTGCTTTCGGGTCGTCTTCCTCACGGTCATAAAGAACTGAGGCAACTACGTGGCCGTTGGTCAGGATGTAACCATCTGCGGAGATGATAAAGCCGCTGCCGATGGCCTGTTCATGCTTTATTTCGACCACGCCCGGGTCGATTTTCTTTATAAGGGTATCCTCGGCATTAGGCGCGGGAGGCTGTTCCTCGACCGCGGGCGGTTCTATTTCCGGTTCCGTGGTCGGTTCTTCCTCTGGCGGAGAAATTTCTTCTGTTTCCTCCATAACTTCTTCCGATTCTTCCGCCATTTCCTCAGCTTCCTGCGCAAAAAGGCAAACGCTGCCGGCTAAAAAGAGAACGATAATCAATAATTTACGAATCATGTTTATTTCCTCCCTATTTTAAGATTTAACGCCTGCATTGTTTGGAAAGTTCCGCGCCACAGTTTTACCAAAACGACGTTTGGTTTTTCCCTGCGCACGGTTTCCACGGCTTTAATGAAATCTTCCAGGTTATTAATCGGCATAAAATTGAATTCCATTATAATATCGCCCTGGTAAATCAGGTATTCATTGGCCGATTCGGCAGTTGCGGCCGGGCTGCCCGGCATTACGGCGGTCACCAGGACACCTTCGCGGCGGGTCAGTTTCCAACCACGGTATTCGGCGTCGGTTATATTCTGGACGTTAAGGCCGATATCTTCTGCTTTGAATTCCTTGGGTTCCGGGCGTTCCTCGAATTTGCATTTGACTATTTTGGTTTCGCCGCCGCGTAAAACCTTAAAAGTGATTTCACGGTTCATTTCGGCATCCATGTATTTATTGAATTGCTCCGCCAATTGCGGCCCGCTTTTGGTCAGTTTTTGCCCGTCGACTTCGATAATCAAGTCGTCTTCTTTCATCCCGTTCTTATCGGCCGGGCTGTCGGCAATCACCGCTTCTACCAGCATGCTTTCCTTGGGGAATCCTTTTACCGTTGCATAATCTTCATTAATGGGCGTAAAATATATTCCAACCCATGGTTTCTTTTTCTCGTCTTCAAAGGAAGGCGGGTTCTTGGCTTTCGCGAAGATTTTATTTACAGCCCGTTTTATATCGTTCGCGGCAATCAGCTGCCCTTGCATTCCGATTCCGATGAGTTCGCCTTTAAGATTAACCACCACCGTTCCGGTGCCGATGTTCAATCCATTGACCAGCACCTGGTCAAAAAAGCCTTCCTGGGTTCCCCTGACCATCCCCACCTCGGAGAGTTTTTGGTAATCGAGGTCTTTTCCGGAAGTGTTAATTCCTATCAGCCATTCGCCTATGCCCGCCTGGGCGATTTTTTCCAGTGAAATCGGGGTGATTTTAACTTCGGGCGGCAATTTAACCTTAATGATAGACATATAACGCTTATCATCTGATTGGACGAGTTTTGCCGTATATTCCTCTTTGTTTATCCAGACGGAAATTTTCCTGATGGTATCTTTTTTCAAATAAGCCGGTATAAACATATTATTTTCCGCATCAATGAATATGCCGGTCATACGATCCGGATCACGGTCGCCGGTAAGAGCAATTTCCACGTAAGCGACGGACGGTCCAACCATCCGGCTGATATCGTTGACGGAATTCTTAACCGCGGATAAAACCCGAACCCCTTCCGGGACATTCGGCTCCCCGGCCTGTTTGTTTCCCGGCGCGGTGCAGGCCGGCATCAAAGATGCCAGTATAACGCACCCGCACAATACCTTTCTTATTGCTTTCATGTGTTTCCTTTCATTTATATATATGTAAAATCAATCAACAGCCCATCTTCAATCCCATGCGTTCATTTTCTATCATGCTGAACAGTTTTTCCGGGACCCTGGTCGGGTAATTTCCGGTGAAACAGGCGGTGCAAACAGAGTCTCCGAATTTGATGCTTTTTATCAGTCCTTCGACGGTTTGGTAAATCAGGGCATCCACCCCTATTTCCCGGGCTATTTTTTCTTCGCTTTTATTGCGGGCGATGAATTCGCCCTTGGTCTGCATGTCGATTCCGTAAACGCACGGATGTCTTAAAGGAGGGGAAAAGACCCCGAAATAGACCTTTTTCGCGCCGGCGCTCCTTATCATATTGACCAGCTCCCGGGAAGTTGTTCCGCGGACGATGCTGTCATCCACCAAAAGAACGTCTTTGCCGTTTATTTCCTCGCGTATCGGGTTTAGCTTTTGCCTGACCGATTGTTCCCGCTTGGTTTGGTCCGGCATGATAAATGTCCGGCCGATATAGCGGTTTTTGATTAAGCCTTCGCGATGAGGTATTTTAAGGTATTCGGCAACCGCGGACGCCGCCGGGCGGGATGTATCCGGAATCGGGATGACCACATCCGGTTTTACGCCTAACTGTTTAACCCTTTTGGCCAGTTCCAAGCCCAGCCTGAATCTGGCGGAATAGACATTAATTCCTTCTATGACAGAATCCGGTCGGGCAAAATACACCCATTCAAAGATGCATGGCGTGTGCTTTGCGGTTACCAGCCTTTTACGGTAAAGTTTTCTTCCTTCCTTAAAGAATCTCGGGGTTTCTTCGATATAAACGACTTCGCCTGGTGCGATATCCCCCATAATATTGTATCCGAGGATATCCAGGGCGGCGCTTTCGGAAGCGAAAGCGTAATCATCGTCCTTTTTTCCCATAACCAGCGGTTTTATGCCGTGAGGGTCCCGGAACGCCACAATGCCGTGCCCGGCAATTACCGCCACGGCAGAATAGCTTCCCTCAGCCCGCTTGTATACACGTTTAACAGTTTGATAAATAGCGTCCACGGAAAGCTTGCAAAGATTTTCCGCCATAAGCTCATCGGCGAAAACATTCAAAAGAGCTTCGACATCGCAGCCTGAATTAAGGTGGCGGAAATCCTTGCGGAAAAGTTCTTTTTTAAGCTCGAAATAGTTTACCAGATTGCCGTTATGGACCATGGCGATTCCAAAAGGCGAGTTTACGTAAAAAGGCTGGGCGTCATCCGCGCCGCCGCCGCCCACAGTCGGGTAGCGCACGTGGCCGATTCCCATATTGCCGGTCAATCTGGAGAGGTTTTTGGAATTGAAAACATTCTGGACCAGGCCGTCGCCTTTTTTAAGGTTGAATTTCTCTGAAAATGTCGCGATACCAGCGGCGTCCTGCCCCCGGTGCTGGAGCGCATTTAAGCCCTGATATAATTCCAGAACCACGTCTTTACTGCCGCAAATCCCTAATACGCCGCACATTCTTTATTATGCCTCAATTTGCAAAACAGAAACCATACTCTATACTTTAAATCAAAGATTTTGTCAAGATAACTTTCATAATGATTTATCGAAAACTTACCGATAATATAGATGTTAATAAATAAAATATGAAAGAGATGCTAATTGCCGGAGGGTTGCTCCTTCTTTCCAATATTTTCATGATTACCGCCTGGTACGGGCACCTTAAATATAAAACATCGCCTTTATTTATTGCCATTGCAGTCAGCTGGGGAATTGCTTTTTTCGAATACTGCATACAGGTGCCGGCAAACCGCATAGGTTATAAAAGCTGTTCCGCCTACCAGCTGAAAGTAATGCAGGAGTGCATTACGATACTTGTTTTTATGGCGTTTGCCTGGCTTTATCTTAATGAGGGCATTAGCTGGCGTTATTTGGTGGCCTTCGGGTTGATTGTCCTGGCAGCCGTTATCGCTTTTTATCCCGCTTCGAAACTCCCGTGCTGAAGTCGATTATTTCCTTTGCGATATCCTTACCGGTAACTTTTTCCAATCCTTCGAATCCTGGCGAGGCATTGACTTCAATGATTAGCGGGCCGCGTTTCGATTCCAATATATCCACTCCGCCTATTTGCAAGCCCAGCGCCTTAACCGCCTTTTTAGCCAGCGTTTTGTAAAGCGCCGGAAGTTTTATCAGTTCTCCCCTGCCGCCCTGATGAATATTGGAGCGGAAATCATTACGCGGTGCGTATCTCTTCATCCCGCCGATTACTTTATTCCCGATAACCAGTATCCGTATGTCTTGCCCTTTCGATTCCGGTATATATTCCTGCAAGATTGCATCGTGGTCGGCATCCCAATTTGCTTTAAGAAGGGCGTATAATTCTTTCATCGTTTTAGCCAATGCCACGCCTATTCCTTGAGAGCCGCGCAAAGGCTTAATTACAATCGGTAAGCCGCCCAATTGTTTAACCGTTTTGCCAAGCGACTTCCGCGAACGCAGCATTACGGTTTTTAGCACCGGCAACCCTTTTGCTTTCAGCACCATTAATGAAACGAATTTATCCTTGGCAAGGTAAATAGCAGCAGACCCATTGACCGCTGGTATTCCGGAAAGCTCAAAATATTTAACCAAGGCGAGCGAATATTCAATCGCAACATTTCCAATTCTGGGGAGAATCAAATCGAATCTTGGTCTGGAATTTTGTATTTGTTCTTTGGAGTTTGTAATTACATATTTAAGCGGATCTATCACCGTGACAGAATGGCCCGATTCCCGACAGGTCTCAACCAAACGCATTGTGGCATAATAACGTTCCCGGCGGGAAAGAATCAGTATATTCATATCGGTTTTTATTTTGGAGGGTTACAAACTTTACAGGGCAAATAATTTTTCTTGGCGTTTTCCAATCTTAGCGCGGTTTTATTTTTACCTAAATCGGCACATCCTTCTTTATGGTATTTCGTTCCGGTAGGTGATATATATACGATTATCTTTGTTAGGGTGGTTCGGCTGGTTGAATTAACCGGAGTAATTGAGCGTTTCCCTGGGACAGAAATCGTCTGTGAATCGTCATGATTTTTACCGCAGCCGTAAACCAAGGTTAGAAGTATCCATATTATTGTTGCGAGTGTTTTATGCATCTTTTTGAATCGGCTTTTTTACGGTTATTTCGTAAGTTTAAATGAGTTGAAAAACGCCAGTATTTCCGGTTTTTCTGCCGCATCCTTGCTGTTATTCAAATGAACAATTTGGTAAATCCTGTTTTTTACCAAGAGGAAAACAGCCTGGCCATAAAGCTCCAGTTCCTGGTGTTTCCCAGAGAAGTAAATTTTACGCCCCTGATTGCCATCTATTGAGTAATGCTCTTCTTTTTCAAGTTTACCCCCGGTATTTTTCATGGCGTTGTCACGCTCATTGTTTAGGATAGTTTCGATGCTCATTTTTGCAATAGCTTCTTTGGGGTAATCGCAAAAACTGATCATGCATGCTCCTTCAGGTGTTTCAGATAGGTACGTAGTCATTATAACATTAGAAAGATTGTCAGGGATATTTTGCGTCTTTTTCTCCGCCGAAGGGTATCCTGAAGGGAAAGTGATGCTGAATTTACCTTCAGGTGATGTCAATGTTTCCCGGGCGTCGTGACTGCATCCCCATACTATGACGCATAGGGCAAGTGCTAAAGACAAAGTGTATCTTTCCCGTTTTATCAAGTTTTTACGTCGTCTTTGTTTTAATAGTATGTTATATAAAGATCCTGCATGCACCCCTGGCATCGTGTGCATAATTCAAATGACTTTGATGACTTACGGGTGATTCCTTCTCCGCGGCAATTCGGGCAGAATTCGGTTTTTCGGTCGACTCCTTTGCCCTGTCGTTCGCCGAAATATGCAAGTAGCCAGTCTTTTTTAGATGATGCCGTAGCGTTTTTCCACCAGGTATCTGAATT
This genomic interval carries:
- a CDS encoding cyclase family protein; protein product: MKLIDLTMPLNARTPLWPGDPKPEFRQLANIRKDGYTKHLISLNTHFGTHIDAPWHMLAKGRKLTEFPLRRFIGTAKLFNVKGQKEIDIPLARIRRNDIVLLRTDHSRKAYDADYFRTNPVISRKLAEGLARKGIGIIGLDSCSPDNAPFDLHKIFFRKDILILENLVNLDKIHRPEFTIYIMPIKYDRIDGAPCRVIARLGAE
- a CDS encoding OB-fold domain-containing protein, which codes for MNSQFPELIPRLESYSTIKTWRERAGRYRLEGTRCKECGEKWFPPRTGLPCPKCHKSNMEPYECARTGEVISLQKEIMGYPAMGYGELAPRNICLIRLDDGIHIISEVMDCAEDEVKPARPTEKKPGTRVKMVFRKHKREESGNWMYGYKFVIDK
- a CDS encoding thiolase family protein, translated to MANKKFRNVVLAGASASAPERAVLGQSYRQYLANVVKDALATAHLTTADIQIGAISYNERNITEGALGSVVADALGMSPIPFVSLSQACPAGGICADIIWNYIGTGRYDVGIVLGINKPDNFDFRDAMGPIGNWCDFDYMLGFTHENYGALRGEYYKLKYGYDDKAAAKWSYQCHWYARKNPMALHNSGPLPTDDELNEQSPAGYRMRTATGRNMATCLILMSEEKAKKLGLPQIYINVSYMHRPVYIGNHYFFQDKNGNFSKYDMADQPAIKLAAEEAYEIAGIKPEDIDIAQVHDLSLYDGIMAMEWLGICQPGKGGHFVLDGQTAIEGKCPTNTDGGAIAFAHSSAGGDFQSKAYENWLQLLGKAGERQVKNPKVTVAHAYGTHHSLDVVGVVRKG
- a CDS encoding trypsin-like peptidase domain-containing protein, with translation MIRKLLIIVLFLAGSVCLFAQEAEEMAEESEEVMEETEEISPPEEEPTTEPEIEPPAVEEQPPAPNAEDTLIKKIDPGVVEIKHEQAIGSGFIISADGYILTNGHVVASVLYDREEDDPKATAKKITVTLFDNTRYQAKVIGHSLDPDVALIKIDPREPLTPVKIGNSDNVKSGQKVYAYGSPGGMKRTLTAGIVSNTERTDLPTFTKVLQTDASINPGNSGGPLLTEDAEVIGINTYGGRGGQGFTIPINFVLVLKDHYLKYGYFKRADFPYFISSEIYDELAQIFGVSDGILIDYVIPDSPAAKAGLMNGDILVELNGNAVSAKDKAQMRDFTWKLSTMEIGSTVKLKVLRGKKGSYGEHLITGKLLEDEPAVEYAYQFGELKELRYDDIGLGVKRMTLATSLIYRIPTVKGVRVVRVDGIAQKAGLAEGDIITHIDEQPVNGLDDFRSELEKRLAKTQKYILITLQRGNDTVKTALKPNYELSEKKIVVISPDGKSEYAELVNRFLITNGCFLINITPGDKKLDKLEFDAVLLANGEGVESLWSDKNILEILKQAVDQKKVIGAIGGASIAALYADTSLADKKITTDETFSKQIMEKTKKYTGKPVEQDGLLVTTTAFEKKIVKYFLGEFRNAIKGNE
- a CDS encoding PDZ domain-containing protein, with the protein product MKAIRKVLCGCVILASLMPACTAPGNKQAGEPNVPEGVRVLSAVKNSVNDISRMVGPSVAYVEIALTGDRDPDRMTGIFIDAENNMFIPAYLKKDTIRKISVWINKEEYTAKLVQSDDKRYMSIIKVKLPPEVKITPISLEKIAQAGIGEWLIGINTSGKDLDYQKLSEVGMVRGTQEGFFDQVLVNGLNIGTGTVVVNLKGELIGIGMQGQLIAANDIKRAVNKIFAKAKNPPSFEDEKKKPWVGIYFTPINEDYATVKGFPKESMLVEAVIADSPADKNGMKEDDLIIEVDGQKLTKSGPQLAEQFNKYMDAEMNREITFKVLRGGETKIVKCKFEERPEPKEFKAEDIGLNVQNITDAEYRGWKLTRREGVLVTAVMPGSPAATAESANEYLIYQGDIIMEFNFMPINNLEDFIKAVETVRREKPNVVLVKLWRGTFQTMQALNLKIGRK
- the purF gene encoding amidophosphoribosyltransferase — its product is MCGVLGICGSKDVVLELYQGLNALQHRGQDAAGIATFSEKFNLKKGDGLVQNVFNSKNLSRLTGNMGIGHVRYPTVGGGGADDAQPFYVNSPFGIAMVHNGNLVNYFELKKELFRKDFRHLNSGCDVEALLNVFADELMAENLCKLSVDAIYQTVKRVYKRAEGSYSAVAVIAGHGIVAFRDPHGIKPLVMGKKDDDYAFASESAALDILGYNIMGDIAPGEVVYIEETPRFFKEGRKLYRKRLVTAKHTPCIFEWVYFARPDSVIEGINVYSARFRLGLELAKRVKQLGVKPDVVIPIPDTSRPAASAVAEYLKIPHREGLIKNRYIGRTFIMPDQTKREQSVRQKLNPIREEINGKDVLLVDDSIVRGTTSRELVNMIRSAGAKKVYFGVFSPPLRHPCVYGIDMQTKGEFIARNKSEEKIAREIGVDALIYQTVEGLIKSIKFGDSVCTACFTGNYPTRVPEKLFSMIENERMGLKMGC
- a CDS encoding DMT family protein, encoding MKEMLIAGGLLLLSNIFMITAWYGHLKYKTSPLFIAIAVSWGIAFFEYCIQVPANRIGYKSCSAYQLKVMQECITILVFMAFAWLYLNEGISWRYLVAFGLIVLAAVIAFYPASKLPC